Proteins from one Mycolicibacter virginiensis genomic window:
- a CDS encoding site-specific integrase: protein MVSAGEQLTLPLRWGPAMADGSLDTAVQTVIGAWIDDGVLAAQTLDKFGLLLRRFARFAAAHDTTTLAAVDAALVAKFVAAKGRARHGCVSDAAVATMHNRRAALRAFYRSARRLRLTLDDPTTDIDVPARQSSPQRPLSNDEAALVRLFAEHATPTRHAATAALLLAGAHTSELGHISAADIDPQTATVGAHGSRKHRPRVLPLDTWSVRVLAERADYLTGPLPTSAASPVLCTAAGGSDAHKQARVCVTVRDILSRAGLSEDSGIRPASLTAYAARREFDRTGRIEDAAHRVGASSLDATAALIGYDWHDGG from the coding sequence ATGGTGAGCGCCGGCGAGCAGCTGACCCTGCCGTTGCGCTGGGGGCCCGCCATGGCTGACGGCAGCCTAGACACGGCCGTGCAGACGGTGATCGGCGCCTGGATCGACGACGGCGTGCTGGCCGCGCAGACCCTGGACAAGTTCGGGTTGCTGCTGCGCCGGTTCGCCCGCTTCGCCGCCGCCCACGACACCACCACGCTGGCCGCCGTCGATGCGGCGCTGGTCGCGAAATTCGTTGCCGCCAAAGGACGGGCCCGGCATGGCTGCGTGTCAGACGCGGCGGTTGCAACGATGCATAACCGGCGCGCAGCACTTCGGGCGTTCTACCGCAGCGCCCGTCGTCTGCGGTTGACCCTCGATGACCCCACTACCGACATCGACGTTCCCGCCCGGCAATCGTCCCCACAGCGGCCACTCTCCAATGACGAGGCCGCCCTGGTGCGGCTATTCGCCGAACACGCCACCCCGACCCGCCACGCCGCCACCGCCGCGTTGCTGCTCGCCGGCGCGCACACCTCCGAGCTGGGGCACATCAGCGCCGCCGACATCGACCCACAGACCGCGACCGTAGGGGCGCACGGATCGCGCAAACACCGCCCGCGCGTGTTGCCGCTGGACACCTGGTCGGTGCGGGTGCTCGCTGAACGCGCCGACTACCTCACCGGCCCACTACCTACATCGGCCGCGTCGCCGGTGTTGTGCACCGCCGCCGGCGGCAGCGACGCCCATAAACAAGCCCGCGTCTGCGTCACGGTGCGCGACATCCTGTCCCGCGCCGGGCTCTCCGAGGACTCGGGCATCCGTCCCGCATCGCTGACCGCTTATGCCGCCCGACGTGAGTTCGACCGAACCGGCCGGATCGAAGATGCCGCCCACCGCGTCGGCGCGTCGTCGCTGGACGCCACCGCGGCGCTGATCGGCTACGACTGGCACGACGGGGGGTGA
- a CDS encoding alkaline phosphatase family protein — protein MTGAASAFVALGLGQLASAPDAHADDFDMLIDQVLNVMTSFLEQDSVSTVLGPQADTELVSWLGSLDPVGTASAEAQAMSQNLLVNPSFETADPSGSGYSGVTIPGWTETGTPTVIAYGTPVGYPSPVSTPLPTVSGLFGFPQTAPPGAGDNFAGGGPVGTSTVSQTVDLTGAAGTPYALSADLGGQTWNPSYASVQVSFLDANGNVVGTGSLNPVTVWDRWGFTGFEQREITGTVPDGAVSAKVTTTFTDENQYLGDYNGAYADNESFTVGDPSLTAAPLVAPESDVGQLDHVFVIYMENKGAADIVGSPNAPYMNSLINTYGYDDNYYALGHPSDPNYFRILGGSDFGIDYNSALNSIDAPNLMQEMDQAGISWAGYAQSMPTAGDLVSSGDYSADELPFAQFGYVYGNAPDYLQDHLLPLTQLSTDLADPSTFPGFTWIAANEDNNGEGPVDSLSGVLQFIATQLGDHQYNVAAADQFVQQEVSTIESSKTWTDPNEKDAIIIVTDEDNNNLSLGFGNQGNNVPMIVIPSAGAVTYGGMQSGNFTTDAYYNEYSLMATIEDALGLAPLTANDMYAQAMNAFWK, from the coding sequence ATGACGGGCGCGGCCAGCGCGTTTGTGGCGCTGGGACTGGGACAGCTGGCGTCTGCGCCCGACGCCCATGCCGACGACTTCGACATGCTCATCGACCAGGTCCTCAATGTGATGACAAGTTTTCTGGAGCAGGACTCGGTCAGCACGGTGTTGGGTCCGCAAGCGGATACCGAGCTCGTCAGCTGGCTGGGCAGCCTTGATCCGGTCGGCACCGCCAGCGCCGAAGCACAGGCGATGAGCCAGAACCTGTTGGTGAACCCCAGTTTTGAGACGGCCGATCCGTCTGGGTCGGGCTACAGCGGGGTGACCATCCCGGGCTGGACCGAGACCGGCACCCCGACCGTGATCGCCTACGGGACCCCGGTCGGTTATCCGTCGCCGGTGTCGACTCCGTTGCCGACGGTGTCGGGATTGTTCGGTTTTCCGCAGACCGCGCCACCGGGCGCCGGTGACAACTTCGCCGGCGGCGGACCGGTGGGCACGTCCACCGTCAGCCAAACGGTCGACCTCACCGGTGCGGCCGGAACGCCGTATGCGCTCAGTGCGGATCTCGGTGGCCAAACGTGGAACCCGTCGTATGCCTCCGTGCAGGTCAGCTTCCTCGACGCCAACGGCAACGTGGTGGGCACTGGCTCGCTCAACCCCGTCACGGTATGGGATCGCTGGGGTTTCACCGGGTTTGAGCAACGTGAGATCACCGGGACTGTCCCCGACGGCGCCGTCTCCGCCAAGGTGACCACGACTTTCACCGACGAAAACCAGTACCTCGGCGACTACAACGGTGCCTACGCCGACAACGAGTCGTTCACCGTCGGCGATCCCAGCCTTACCGCCGCGCCGCTGGTGGCACCGGAGTCCGACGTCGGACAACTGGACCACGTGTTCGTCATCTACATGGAGAACAAGGGTGCCGCCGACATCGTCGGCAGTCCCAACGCGCCCTACATGAACAGCCTGATCAACACCTACGGCTATGACGACAACTACTACGCGCTGGGCCACCCCAGCGATCCCAACTACTTCCGGATTCTGGGCGGATCGGACTTCGGCATCGACTACAACTCCGCCTTGAACTCCATTGACGCACCGAACCTCATGCAGGAAATGGATCAGGCGGGCATCTCGTGGGCCGGCTATGCGCAGAGCATGCCGACCGCCGGTGACCTCGTGTCATCCGGTGACTACTCCGCCGACGAACTGCCGTTCGCCCAATTCGGTTACGTCTACGGCAACGCCCCGGATTACCTGCAGGACCACCTGCTTCCGCTGACACAGTTGTCCACCGACCTCGCTGATCCGAGCACGTTCCCCGGATTCACCTGGATCGCGGCCAACGAGGACAACAACGGGGAAGGCCCGGTCGACTCGCTTAGTGGCGTTCTCCAGTTCATCGCCACCCAGCTTGGAGACCATCAGTACAACGTCGCGGCCGCCGACCAGTTCGTCCAGCAGGAGGTCTCCACCATCGAGAGCTCGAAGACGTGGACCGACCCGAACGAGAAGGACGCGATCATCATCGTCACGGACGAGGACAACAACAACCTCTCACTGGGCTTCGGTAACCAAGGCAATAACGTTCCGATGATCGTCATTCCGAGCGCGGGTGCGGTGACGTACGGGGGGATGCAATCCGGCAACTTCACCACCGATGCCTATTACAACGAGTACAGCCTGATGGCCACCATTGAAGACGCCTTGGGTCTGGCCCCGCTCACGGCCAACGACATGTACGCCCAGGCCATGAACGCCTTCTGGAAGTAA
- a CDS encoding IS481 family transposase → MSKARLVITAVVIEGRSQSEVALAYGVSQSWISRLVRRYALEGESAFEPRSRRPHTSPARLPENTIELICTLRAELAGKGLDHGPATIAWHLRHHHGITVAHSTVHRHLHAAGLIDPQPHKRPKSSYTRFAAEQPNERWQADFTHWWLADGTHIEILDFIDDHARYALSVTAHHRVTGSIVLTEFRKTVEHHGIPYSTLTDNGMVFTTRLAGGKGGRNAFETELHRLGVQQINSTPNHPTTCGKVERFHQTLKKWLKAQPRATTVTELQAQLDAFVEEYNHRRPHRSLAHHATPTAAYTARPKADPANRTDTHNRVRHDRVDTTGALSLRLNGRLHHIGVGRTHAGTRVLMLIQDLDIRVINAATGELIRQLTLDPTRDYQPRGVPPGPKRKKPRT, encoded by the coding sequence GTGTCGAAAGCCCGTCTGGTCATCACCGCCGTCGTCATCGAGGGACGCAGCCAATCCGAGGTCGCCCTCGCATACGGAGTCTCCCAGAGCTGGATTTCCCGTCTCGTTCGCCGTTACGCCCTCGAAGGCGAGTCCGCGTTCGAACCCCGCTCACGCCGACCACACACCAGCCCAGCACGGCTACCCGAGAACACCATCGAACTGATCTGCACCCTGCGAGCGGAACTGGCAGGCAAAGGCCTCGACCACGGACCGGCGACCATCGCCTGGCACCTGCGACACCACCACGGCATCACCGTGGCCCACAGCACCGTGCACCGTCACCTACACGCCGCCGGACTCATCGACCCCCAACCCCACAAACGGCCCAAATCCTCCTACACCCGATTCGCCGCCGAACAGCCCAATGAACGCTGGCAGGCCGACTTCACCCACTGGTGGCTCGCCGACGGCACACACATCGAAATCCTCGACTTCATCGACGACCACGCCCGCTACGCCCTCTCGGTCACCGCCCACCACCGCGTCACCGGCTCCATCGTCCTCACCGAATTCCGCAAAACCGTTGAACACCATGGAATCCCATACTCAACACTGACCGACAACGGCATGGTCTTCACCACCCGCCTGGCCGGCGGCAAGGGCGGGCGCAACGCATTTGAAACCGAACTGCACCGCCTGGGCGTCCAACAGATCAACTCGACCCCCAACCACCCCACCACCTGCGGAAAAGTGGAACGCTTCCACCAAACCCTGAAGAAATGGCTCAAAGCCCAACCGCGGGCCACCACCGTCACCGAGTTGCAAGCCCAACTCGACGCCTTCGTCGAGGAATACAACCACCGGCGACCCCACCGCAGCCTGGCCCACCACGCCACCCCAACCGCGGCCTACACCGCCCGTCCCAAAGCCGACCCAGCTAACCGCACCGACACCCACAACCGCGTCCGACACGACCGCGTCGACACCACCGGAGCCCTCTCCCTACGCCTCAACGGCCGGCTACACCACATCGGCGTCGGCCGAACCCACGCCGGCACCCGAGTCCTCATGCTCATCCAGGACCTCGACATCAGAGTCATCAACGCCGCCACCGGCGAACTCATCCGCCAGCTGACCCTCGACCCCACCAGGGACTACCAACCACGCGGAGTCCCACCCGGACCTAAACGGAAAAAGCCCCGAACCTAA
- a CDS encoding DUF1214 domain-containing protein: MSPDNFVRAVTDQEFTNIVNENGFGRFFHMRDVTPVDRQLVVRSNRDTLYSAAVFDLQASPVILTLPDPGQRYMSAQVINQDEYVTDMFYGGGEHTLDQQHVGTRYVAVAIRILADPNDPADLAAAHRLQDAITAQQDDTGSFDVPRWDPVSQKKVTDALLELAQTIPDTRGMFGTEADTDPVRHLIGAAAAWGGNSEKEALYLNVTPARNDGNTVYRLTVKDVPVKAFWSVTVYNKNGYFTENSQQAYSVNNITADKAADGSVTVQFGGCSDDNTANCLPTTPGWNYMVRLYQPEKDILSGKWVFPAAQPEESASGETRSPAPSPAPAPSRPAR, translated from the coding sequence GTGTCGCCGGACAACTTCGTGCGGGCCGTCACCGACCAGGAATTCACCAACATCGTCAACGAGAACGGTTTCGGCCGTTTCTTCCACATGCGCGACGTCACCCCGGTCGACAGGCAGCTGGTGGTGCGCTCCAACCGGGACACCTTGTATTCGGCTGCGGTGTTCGACCTGCAGGCCAGTCCGGTCATCCTGACCCTGCCCGATCCCGGTCAGCGGTACATGTCGGCGCAGGTGATCAACCAGGACGAGTACGTCACGGACATGTTCTACGGCGGCGGTGAACACACCCTGGATCAACAACATGTCGGTACCCGCTACGTGGCCGTCGCCATTCGTATCCTGGCCGATCCCAACGATCCCGCCGATCTGGCCGCAGCACACCGCCTGCAGGACGCGATCACCGCGCAACAAGACGACACCGGCAGCTTCGACGTGCCCCGGTGGGATCCGGTCAGCCAGAAGAAGGTCACCGACGCATTGTTGGAGCTGGCCCAGACCATCCCCGACACCCGGGGCATGTTCGGCACCGAGGCCGACACGGACCCGGTGCGGCACCTGATCGGGGCGGCCGCGGCGTGGGGCGGTAACTCCGAGAAGGAGGCGCTGTACCTCAATGTCACCCCGGCCCGCAACGACGGCAACACGGTGTACCGCCTGACCGTCAAAGACGTTCCGGTGAAAGCGTTCTGGTCGGTCACCGTCTACAACAAGAACGGCTACTTCACGGAGAACTCCCAGCAGGCGTACTCGGTCAACAACATCACCGCGGACAAGGCGGCGGACGGATCGGTGACCGTGCAGTTCGGGGGTTGTTCGGACGACAACACAGCCAATTGCCTGCCCACCACACCGGGATGGAACTACATGGTCCGGCTCTATCAACCGGAAAAGGACATCTTGTCGGGCAAGTGGGTCTTCCCTGCAGCGCAACCAGAAGAGTCGGCGAGCGGCGAGACCCGGTCTCCGGCACCCAGCCCCGCGCCCGCGCCGTCGCGGCCGGCACGCTGA
- a CDS encoding IS30 family transposase, producing MELLAAGWSTAQAAREVGVNVRTARDWRQGIRHVNNTRIYPDGRVVDYNHGTVYKQPVTSVTCDDTGPPAIDGRYLSIEDRVAIAEGLLGRDSLRAIADRIGKNVSTVSREVRRHSIDGRYLPYQADRVAVAARARPKGSKLVVNTVLREAVEEGLSRKLSPEQISRRLRRDHPDDESMWVSHETIYQALYFQARGGLKREVQQALRTGRTRRKPHRKDGERYQRFTDPMVMISDRPAEVEDRAIPGHWEGDLITGEKNQTAIGTLVERTTRYTMLLHLPGGHDAETVRDALIATMSTLPAHLRGSLTWDQGAEMAGHKQFSMATDMAVYFCDPASPWQRGSNENTNGLLRQYFPKGTDLSIYGPEDLEHVAQELNSRPRKTLGWDTPAERLRDLLLAN from the coding sequence ATGGAGCTGCTCGCGGCCGGCTGGTCAACCGCGCAGGCAGCTCGTGAGGTCGGTGTGAACGTACGGACCGCGCGGGACTGGCGCCAGGGGATTCGCCACGTCAACAACACGCGGATCTATCCCGATGGCCGGGTCGTGGACTACAACCACGGCACCGTCTACAAACAGCCTGTGACCAGTGTGACCTGCGATGACACCGGGCCGCCGGCGATTGACGGCCGGTATCTGTCGATCGAGGATCGGGTAGCGATCGCCGAGGGCCTGCTCGGGAGGGATTCGCTGCGGGCGATCGCCGACCGGATCGGCAAGAACGTCTCCACCGTCTCGCGGGAGGTCCGCAGACACAGCATTGATGGCCGATACCTGCCGTATCAGGCCGATCGTGTGGCAGTGGCGGCCCGGGCGCGGCCCAAGGGGTCCAAACTGGTGGTGAACACGGTCCTGCGGGAGGCGGTCGAGGAAGGCTTATCGCGCAAGCTCTCACCGGAGCAGATCTCGCGCCGCCTGCGCCGGGATCATCCCGACGACGAGAGCATGTGGGTGAGCCACGAAACGATCTACCAGGCCCTCTACTTCCAGGCCCGAGGTGGCTTGAAACGAGAAGTGCAGCAAGCACTTCGGACCGGACGAACGAGACGTAAACCGCACCGCAAAGACGGCGAACGCTATCAGCGGTTCACCGACCCGATGGTGATGATCAGCGACCGCCCCGCCGAAGTCGAAGACCGTGCGATCCCCGGGCATTGGGAAGGCGATCTGATCACCGGGGAGAAGAACCAGACCGCGATCGGCACCCTCGTCGAGCGAACGACGCGCTACACGATGCTGCTGCACCTACCGGGCGGGCATGACGCCGAGACCGTGCGCGATGCACTGATCGCAACTATGAGCACCCTGCCGGCACATCTGCGGGGGTCACTGACCTGGGACCAAGGCGCCGAGATGGCCGGGCACAAGCAGTTCAGCATGGCCACCGACATGGCCGTCTATTTCTGCGATCCGGCCAGCCCCTGGCAGCGTGGCAGCAACGAGAACACCAACGGACTGCTGCGGCAGTACTTCCCCAAAGGAACCGACCTGAGCATCTACGGACCCGAAGACCTCGAACACGTCGCCCAAGAGCTCAACAGCCGCCCACGCAAAACGCTCGGCTGGGATACCCCAGCCGAGCGCCTGCGTGATCTACTACTGGCCAACTAA